Genomic segment of Xanthomonas sp. DAR 35659:
TCGCCGACCCGCAGCAGTTGTACTTCCAGCGCGACATGCCCAACAGCCTCACCTTCGCCCTGCTGCGCCACGGCCAGGCGGTGCGTGGACCCTCGGAAGAAGTGCGCGCACGGCTGCTGGTGGGCCAGGACTCGCGGCATGGTCCGGACAGCAAGGACTGGCTGGGCGTGCCGATGCTGCGCGAGGGCCGCGTGTGCGGCGCGATCGTGGTGCAGAACTACGACCGCGCGCTGCACTACACCGACGCCGACCGCGCGCTGCTGGCCTACGTCGCCCAGCACGTGCTGACCGCGATGGACCGCCGCCATGCCCAGGTGCAGTTGGAGCGGCGCGTGCAGTTGCGCACCCAGGAGCTGCAGCGCGCCAACCACGACCTGCAGGACGAGATCCTGGAACGCAAGCGCGCCGAGACCCTGCAGCTGGCCTTGTTCCGCATCGCCGAGCTGGCGATCCGCTCGGAGAGCCTGCAGCAGTTCTATGCCGAGGTGCATGGCATCGTCGGCGGCCTGATCGATGCGCGCAACCTGTACATCGCCCTGCTGTCGGACGACGGCAAGATGCTGGAGTTCGTCTATTCGGTCGACGAGTACACCCCGCGCCGGCCGCGGCGCCGCCGTGGCCGCGGCCTGACCGAGTACGTGATGCGCAAGCGCCAGCCGTCGTTGCTGGAGCTGGCCGACATCGAGGCGCTGGTGGCGCAGGGCGAGGTGCAGGAATACGGCACCCGCTCGCACAGCTGGCTCGGCGTGCCGTTGTTCGACGAGGGCGAGGTGGTCGGCGCGATCGTGGTGCAGAGCTACGCCTCGCAGGTGCGGTTCACCGAATACGACCAGCGCCTGCTGACCTTCGTCGCGCACAACGTCGGCGGCGGCCTGGCGCGGCAACGCGCGCAGGAACGTTTGCAATTGGCGCACGCCGAGCTGGAGCAGCGCGTGGCCGAGCGCACCCGCGAGCTGGCCGAGGTCAATCAGCAGTTGCTGGCGCAGATCGCCGAACGCTGGCGCGCCGAGCAGCGCCTGACCCACCAGGCGCTGCACGATGCGCTGACGGGATTGCCGAACCGCTCGCATCTGCTGGACCGGCTCGGCGAAGCGATCAGCCGCGCGCGCCACGGCGACGGCACTTCCTTCGCGGTGCTGTTCCTGGATCTGGACCGGTTCAAGCTGGTCAACGACAGCATCGGCCATGCCGCCGGCGACGAGATGCTGGTCGAGGTGGCCAAGCGCATCGTCTCCACCATCCGCAGCGACGATGTGGTCGCGCGCCTGGGCGGGGACGAGTTCGCGATCCTGGTGCAGTGCGCGGACGACCTGGACGGGGTGCGCGAGCTGGCGCAGCGCCTGCTCGGCGTACTCGGCCAGCCGATGTGGGTGGCCGGCCGCGAGCTGTTCCCCTCCGGCAGCCTGGGCATCGCCGCCTGGCATCCGCGCTACAACAGCGGCGAGGAATTGCTGCGCGACGCGGATGCGGCGATGTACCGGGCCAAGGCGCAGACCCAGGACCGCTGCGCGGTGTTCGACGAGGCGATGCGCGAGGCCGCGCTGCGCAGCCTGGATCTGGAGGCGGACCTGCGGCGCGCGATCAAGAGCGGCGACTTCGAGCCCTTCTATCAGCCGATCGTGCGCCTGGGCGACGGCCAGGTGGCCGGCTACGAGGCGCTGTTGCGCTGGCGCCACGAAAGCCGCGGGCTGCTGGTGCCCAGCCAGTTCATCGATCTGGGCGAGGACAGCGGGCTGATCGAGCAGGTCGACTGGCTGCTCTACGAGCAGGTGATCCAGCGCCTGGCCGGGGGCGAGGAGTGGTACGTGTCGGTCAATGTGTCGCCGCGCCATTTCCGTTCGCCGGACTTCACCGAGCGGCTGTTCGGCCTGATCGACGGGGCCGGCGCCGATCCGCGGCGGCTGCGCGTGGAGATCACGGAGGTGGCCTTGCTCGACGATGCGCCGCGAACGCTGACGATCCTGCAGGCCTTGCGCGAGCGTGGGGTGCTGGCGCAGTTGGACGATTTCGGGACGGGGTTTTCGGCGTTGTCGTATCTGCACCGGTTCCCGATCTCGGCGCTGAAGATCGATCAGAGTTTCGTCGCCGGGTTGCATGGCGACAGCGGTGCCGGGAGTTACGCGCTGGTGCGCAGCATTCTCGCGCTGGCCAGTACGTTGGGGATCGAGACGATCGGGGAGGGGATCGAGACGGAGCAGCAGTTGGAGACGTTGCGGGAGTTGGGGTGCGATTATGGGCAAGGGTATTTGCTGGGGCGGCCTGCGCAGTTGGATTGAGGGTTGGTGAGGGGCGTTCGTGGGGCGCGCTGGGATCGGCGGCGGAAAGGGGGACGTAGCTCTGTTTGTGTTATGTGGTTGGTGGTGTGCGAGGGATAGGTCGGCTTAGTGATTAAGTCGTAGTCGTAGTCGTAGTCGGAGCAGGAGCAGGAGCAAAGCTTTCGCGCTTTCGCGCGAGTCACTTTTCTTTGCTCGTGCAAAGAAGCGCTCCTCAGCAGCCGCAGGCTGATCAAAGTAACCAAAAGAAGCGCTTCACCACAGCCGAAGGCTGGTCAAGCACGCCCTGCCTTGCGCCCTCCGCGCTGCGCGCTACGGGTCCGCGTCCGTGACGGGGATTCGCGGAAGGGGCATCCTGCCCCTGCCGCGAACGGCGCACATCCATGTGCGCCGCCCCTCCGGGGTTCTTCCCCGCCACGGCCGCCGCTACGGAAGGGAACCCGATAAATCAAAAGCAACAGCAACAACAACAGCAGCAACAACAACAACAATCCACAGCAACAGCGGCGCACTGCGATTGGTCTGGCAGGAGCCCTTTGTGGGGGAGCGACTTCAGTCGCGACGAACGGAGCGGGGAAGCTACAGGCTTGAAGTCGTCCGGGACGGGACCGAAGCCCGCCACAGCGCACCGGCTAACGCTTCGAAATCCCTGTAGGAGCGGCTTCAGCCGCGACCGGGTCTGGCCCGCATGCAGCGGGCTGTGCGGGCTATAGGATTTGCAATGACCACGAGGGCGCCAGGCGCAACGCCGCGTGCTCTCGGTTTGCGGCTGGTCGAAAAAGCGAGGTTCAACGCAACGCGTTGCGGCGCTTCTCGTCGATCCGCGCCGTAGGAACTATGAGGCGCCGGATTCTGTAACGCGTCGCCACGCGCCAAGCGCTGACCGCCGATCGGCTGCTGTTAGCGCAGCGCGTTCCGGCGCTTTTCGTCGATCCACTTAGAAGCCTGCGCCGGCATGTAATCCCGCATCCAGCCCAGCATCGTGTCGATGTCGCTGCCATACCACAGGTCGGCGCGCTGGTCCGGATGCAGGAAGCGCTCTTCGACCATGCGGTCGATCATGCCGATCAGCGGGGCGTAGAAGTCCTCCACGTCCAGGAACGCGCACGGCTTGTTGCCGATGCCGAGTTGACGCCAGGTCAGCATCTCGAAGATCTCTTCCATCGTGCCGAAGCCGCCGGGCAGGGCGACGAAGCCGTCGGACAGGTCGAACATGCGCGACTTGCGCTCGTGCATCGAGCCGACGATCTCCAGTTCGGTCAGACCGCGGTGCGCCACTTCCCAGTCTGCCAGTTGCTTGGGGATCACACCGGTGACCTGGCCTCCCGCGGCGAGTACCGCATTGGCCACGGTGCCCATCAGGCCGACGTTGCCGCCGCCGTAGACCAGGCGCAGGCCCTGCTCGGCGATGCGCGTGCCCAACGCGGCTGCGCGCTCGGCGTAGGCGGGTTTGTTGCCGGCGTTGGAGCCACAATAAACGCAGATCGATTTCATTGAGTGTGTTCCGTCGATGCGACCGGGAAAGCGGTCAGTCAGTCGGTGTACGTTCTTGCTTTTTGCTCTTTGCGCGTAGCAACCACGACGCGCCGATCGCGACGAACATCGCGCCGCATCCGGCAAAGGCCAACTGCCTGCCGAGCGCGGCGGCGGCGAAGAACATCAGTCCGGCGGCGACGAACAGGATGCCGCCGAGGGCGGGGTGGGTTGGAACTGCCATGGCGGGTTCCTTCACTGGAAAACGAAAGAAGGCTTCGTCACGAGACGAAGCCTTCTGCAACGACGAGTGACACAGGCGCCTCAATTGGCCTTGTGGATCGCCCGCTTGCTGACCGCCATCGCGGCGTCGTGGATCGCCTCGGACAGGGTCGGGTGGGCGTGGCAGATGCGCGCCAGATCGTCGGCCGAGCCGTTGAACTCCATCGCCAGCACGCCTTCGTGGACCAGTTCGGAGACGCCGACGCCGACCAGGTGCAGGCCGAGCACGCGGTCGGTCTCGGCATGCGCGATGACCTTGACGAAGCCCGCCGGCTCGCCCATCGCCACCGCGCGGCCGATCGCCGCGAACGGGAAGCTGCCGGTCTTGTACGGCACGCCCTCGGCCTTGAGCTGTTGCTCGGTCTTGCCGACCCAGGCGATTTCCGGCTCGGTGTAGATGACCCACGGAATCGTGTCGAAGTTGACGTGGCCGGGCAGGCCGGCGATCAGTTCGGCGACCGCGATGCCTTCCTCGAAGCCCTTGTGCGCCAGCATCGGCCCGCGCACGCAGTCGCCGATCGCCCACACGCCGTCGACGCCGGTGTGGCAGTGCGCGTCGACCTCGATCTGGCCGCGCTCGTTGACCTTCACCCCGGTGCCCTCGGCCAGCAGGCCCTTGGTCGCGGCGCGGCGGCCCACGGCCACCAGCAGCTTGTCCACGGTCAGGCTCTGCTCGCCGGCGCCGTCGGTGTAGCTGACGACCACTTCCTTCTTCTTGCCCTTGCCGGTGACCTCGGTCTTGGAGACCTTGGCGCCGAGATGGATGTCCAGGCCCTGCTTCTTGAATTCCTTCAGCGCGGTCTTGGCCACTTCGGCATCGGCCAGGGCCAGGAAGTCCGGCAGCGCCTCGAGGATGGTGACCTCGGCGCCCAGGCGCTTCCACACGCTGCCCAGTTCCAGGCCGATCACGCCGGCGCCGATCACCGCCAGGCGCTTGGGCACTTCGGTGAAGTCCAGCGCGCCGACGTTGTCGACGATGGTGTCGCCGTCGAACTTGGCGAACGGCAGTTCGATCGAATCCGAGCCGGCGGCCAGGATCACGTTGGTGCCCTTCAGCTCAACGACGCTGCCGTCGTGCTGCTTGACCTTGACCACGTTGCCCGGCTGGAGTTCGCCGAAGCCGTAGTACGGGGTGATCTTGTTCGCCTTGAACAGCATCGCGATGCCGCCGGTGAACTGTTTGACGATCTTGTCCTTGCGCCCGACCATCGCTTCGACGTCGATCTTGGCGTCCTTGAAGCTGATGCCGTGCTCGCCGAACAGGTGGCCCATGTTCCAGAACTGGCGCGAGGAATCCAGCAGCGCCTTGGACGGGATGCAGCCCACGCGCAGGCAGGTGCCGCCCAGCGCCGGCTTGCCGTCCTTGCCCAGCGCCGCGTCGATGCACGCGGTCTTCAGGCCCAACTGCGCGGCGCGGATGGCCGCGTGATAGCCGGCAGGACCGGCACCGATGACGACGACGTCGAATTGTTCGCTCATTTCATTCGCTCACACGGGAATGGGGAATAGGGAATGGGGAATGGCAACGGCGCAAGCGCCAGCGCTCTCCCATCCAGGTCCAGGCGGGAATGGAGCGGGGACGGGGCTTGCCCGATTCCCGAATCCCCATTCCCGATTCCCGGCTCTTACAGACCGAACAGCATCCGGCCCGGGTTTTCCAGCTGGTTCTTGATGTCGACCAGGAACTGCACCGAGTCCTTGCCGTCGATGATGCGGTGGTCGTAGGACAGCGCCAGGTACATCATCGGCGCGATCACGACCTGGCCGTTCTCGGCGATCGGACGCTCCTTGATCGCGTGCATGCCCAGGATCGCGCTCTGCGGCGGGTTGATGATCGGGGTCGACAGCAGCGAGCCGAAGGTGCCGCCGTTGGTCACGGTGAAGGTGCCGCCCTGCAGTTCCTCCAGGCTCAGCTTGCCGTCGCGCGCCTTCTTGGCGTAGTCGGCGATGCCCTGCTCGATGTCGGCGAAGGACTGCCGCTCGACGTTGCGCAGCACCGGCGTGACCAGGCCCTTGTCGGTGGACACGGCGATGGAGATGTCGCTGTAGCCGTGATAGATGATGTCGTCGCCGTCGATCGAGGCGTTGACCAGCGGGAAGCGCTGCAGCGCGTTGGCCGCGGCCTTGACGAAGAAGCTCATGAAGCCGAGCTTGATGCCGTGCGCCTTCTGGAACTCGTCCTGCAGCTCCTTGCGCGCGGCCGACACCTTGGCCAGGTTGACCTCGTTGAAGGTGGTCAGCATCGCGGTCGAGTTCTTCGACTGCATCAGGCGCTCGGCGATGCGCTTGCGCACGCGGGTCATCGGCACGCGCTCTTCCGGGCGCGCGCCGCTGGCCTTGCCGGCGCCGCCGTTCTTGGCGTAGTTGAGGATGTCTTCCTTGGTCACCGCGCCGCGGCGGCCGGTGCCTTCGACCTGTGCCGGATCCACGCCTTCGGTGATGGCGCTGAAGCGCGCGCCCGGCGGCAGGCTGGCCACGTCGCCGGCGGCCTTGGGCGCCTCGGCCTTGGTGGCCTTCGGCGCTTCCGCGGCGGCGGCCTTGGGCGCGTCGGCCTTCGGCGCCTCGGCCTTGGCCTCGGCCGGGGCGGCCGCGGCGGTCGCGCCTTCCTCGATGATCGCCAGCAACTGCGAGCTGGTCACGGTGGCGCCGGCCTCGAACTTGATCTCCTTCAGCACGCCGTCGACGGGCGAGGGCACTTCCAGCACGACCTTGTCGGTCTCCAGGTCCACCAGGTTCTCGTCACGCTTGACCGCGTCGCCGGCTTTCTTGTGCCAGCTGGCGATGGTGGCGTCGGATACGGATTCGGGCAGTACCGGAACTTTGACTTCGGTGGCCATTGCAGGGGGCGTCCTAGTGGTGTCTTTATTGGAAGGTGAAGGAGGTTTATTCAGCGACCTGGTCGTTGAACGGATTCAATAGCGCATCGGCGACCAGCTTCACCTGCTCCTCCACGTGCTCGGCGAAATGGCCGGCGGCGGGGGACGGCGAACGCGCGCGGCCGGCGTAGTGCAGGCTTTGCCCGTCGGCCAGGCAGGCCTGCAGGTGGTGCTTGATCTGGTACCAGGCGCCCTGGTTCTGCGGCTCTTCCTGGCACCAGACCAGGTCGGTGGCGTTGCTGTAGCGCTTGAGTTCGGCCGACAGCAGCTCGCGCGGGAACGGGTACAGCTGCTCCACGCGCAGGATGGCGACGTCGTCCTGGCCGCGCTTGGTCTGGTCCTCGAGCAGGTCGTAGTAGACCTTGCCCGAGCAGGCGACCACGCGCTTGACCTGCTTCGGGTCGGCCTTGGCATCCGGGATCAGATGCTGGAACTCGCCATCGGCCAGTTCTTCCAGGGTCGACACCGCCAGCTTGTGGCGCAGCAGAGACTTGGGCGTCATCACCACCAGCGGCTTGCGCGTGGACATGCGCATCTGCCGGCGGATCATGTGAAACGCCTGGGCCGGGGTGGTCGGCACGCAGACCAGCATGTTCTCCAGCGCGCACAGCTGCAGGAAGCGCTCCAGGCGCGCGGAGCTGTGCTCCGGACCCTGGCCTTCGTAGCCGTGCGGCAGGAACAGCGCCAGGCCGGTGATTCGGCCCCACTTGGCCTCGCCGGCGGCGATGAACTGGTCGATCACCACCTGCGCGCCGTTGGCGAAGTCGCCGAACTGCGCTTCCCAGATGCACAGCGCATTGGGGTCGGTGGTGGAGTAGCCGTACTCGAAGCCCATCACCGCTTCCTCGCTGAGCAGCGAGTCGATCACGGTGGCGTCTTCCGGGTTCTCCACCAGCTGGCGCAGCGGCAGGTAGTAGCTGTCGGTCTTCTGGTCGTGCAGGATCGCGTGGCGGTGGAAGAACGTGCCGCGGCCCGCGTCCTGGCCGACCAGGCGCAGCTTGTGGCCTTCGCCGAGCAGGGTGGCGTAGGCCAGGTTCTCGGCGAAGCCCCAGTCGCCCGGCAGTTCGCCGGCGGCCATCTTCACGCGATCCTCGTAGATCTTGGCCACGCGCGGGTGCAGCTCGACGCCGCCCGGGATGGTGGTGATGAGCTTGGCCAGCTGGTCCAGGGTCTTGCGCTTGACCGTGGTGTCGACCTTGTCGGTCAGCTTGCCCGACAGGTACTTGGACCAGTCGATGGCGAATTCGTCCGGCTTGCGGGTCGCCAGCTCGGTGGTGTACTCGCCCGAGTCCAGCTTGTTGCGGTAGCCGTCGACCAGCGCCTGCGCCTCGCCGGCCTGCAGCACGCCCTCGCTTTCCAACTGGGCGGCGTACAGCTCGCGGGTGGTCTTGTGCTTGCGGATGGTCTGGTACATCACCGGCTGGGTGGCCGCCGGCTCGTCGGCCTCGTTGTGGCCCCAGCGGCGGTAGCAGACCAGGTCGATGACCACGTCCTTGTTGAACTGCTGGCGGAAGTCGTAGGCCAGGTTGGCCACGAACGCCACCGCGTCCGGATCGTCGCCATTCACATGGAACACCGGCGCGCCGATCATCTTGGCGACGTCGGTGCAGTACAGCGTGGAACGGGCGTCGTCGCGGGCGCTGGTGGTGAAGCCGATCTGGTTGTTGACCACGATGTGCACGGTGCCGCCGACCGCGAAGCCGCGCGCCTGCGACATCTGGAACAGCTCCATGACCACGCCCTGGCCGGCGAACGCGGCATCGCCGTGGATGATCACCGGCAGCACCGAGGTGCGCGCGGCGTCGCCGTAGCGCTCCTGGCGCGAACGCACGCTGCCGACCACGACGGGGTCGACGATTTCCAGGTGCGAGGGGTTGAACGCCAGCGCCAGATGCACCGACTTGCCGTCGGCCACCGCCACGTCGGCGGAGAAGCCCATGTGGTACTTCACGTCGCCGGTGTGGGCGCGGTCGTCGTGGGCGTGCTCGAACTTGCCTTCGAACTCGTCGAACAGCTTGCGCGGGTTCTTGCCCAGGGTGTTGACCAGCACGTTGAGGCGGCCGCGGTGGGCCATGCCGACCACGATGTCCTTGACCGCGTCGTGGCCGGCGCGCTGCACCAGCACGTCCATCATCGGGATCAGCGAATCGCCGCCTTCCAGCGAGAAGCGCTTCTGGCCGACGTACTTGGTGTGCAGGTAGCGCTCCAGGCCCTCGGCGGCGGTGATCCGCTCCAGGGTGCGGCGGCGGCTGGCGGCGTCGCCGGCGATGTTGCCGCCCGCGTTCTCCAGGCGCTGGTAGATCCACTGGCGCTGTTCGAACTCGGAGATGTGCATGAACTCGCTGCCGATCGACCCGGTGTAGGTCGCCTTCAGCCGCGCCAGCAGGTCGCGCAGTTTCATCCGCGGCTGGCCGCCGAGGCCGCCGGTGCTGAACTCGCTGCCCAGATCGCTTTCCGACAGGCTGTGGAACGGCAGGCCCAGGTCCGGCGGGTTCACCGGGGGGGTCAGACCCAGCGGATCCAGGCGCGCGCCGAGGTGGCCGCGCGACCGGTAGGCGGTGATCAGGCGGCCGACGTGGCGCTCGCGCTCGTCGCCGCTCGGGCCGGTGCCGCTGTTGGCGGCCTGGCGCGCGGCGCTGGCGATGTGGGCGATGACCGCAGAGTGGGGAACG
This window contains:
- the sucB gene encoding dihydrolipoyllysine-residue succinyltransferase: MATEVKVPVLPESVSDATIASWHKKAGDAVKRDENLVDLETDKVVLEVPSPVDGVLKEIKFEAGATVTSSQLLAIIEEGATAAAAPAEAKAEAPKADAPKAAAAEAPKATKAEAPKAAGDVASLPPGARFSAITEGVDPAQVEGTGRRGAVTKEDILNYAKNGGAGKASGARPEERVPMTRVRKRIAERLMQSKNSTAMLTTFNEVNLAKVSAARKELQDEFQKAHGIKLGFMSFFVKAAANALQRFPLVNASIDGDDIIYHGYSDISIAVSTDKGLVTPVLRNVERQSFADIEQGIADYAKKARDGKLSLEELQGGTFTVTNGGTFGSLLSTPIINPPQSAILGMHAIKERPIAENGQVVIAPMMYLALSYDHRIIDGKDSVQFLVDIKNQLENPGRMLFGL
- a CDS encoding 2-oxoglutarate dehydrogenase E1 component, yielding MDNLLKQFAQSSQLAGGNAAYIEDLYEQYLVSPDSIDPKWKTYFDGFQGRDAGDVPHSAVIAHIASAARQAANSGTGPSGDERERHVGRLITAYRSRGHLGARLDPLGLTPPVNPPDLGLPFHSLSESDLGSEFSTGGLGGQPRMKLRDLLARLKATYTGSIGSEFMHISEFEQRQWIYQRLENAGGNIAGDAASRRRTLERITAAEGLERYLHTKYVGQKRFSLEGGDSLIPMMDVLVQRAGHDAVKDIVVGMAHRGRLNVLVNTLGKNPRKLFDEFEGKFEHAHDDRAHTGDVKYHMGFSADVAVADGKSVHLALAFNPSHLEIVDPVVVGSVRSRQERYGDAARTSVLPVIIHGDAAFAGQGVVMELFQMSQARGFAVGGTVHIVVNNQIGFTTSARDDARSTLYCTDVAKMIGAPVFHVNGDDPDAVAFVANLAYDFRQQFNKDVVIDLVCYRRWGHNEADEPAATQPVMYQTIRKHKTTRELYAAQLESEGVLQAGEAQALVDGYRNKLDSGEYTTELATRKPDEFAIDWSKYLSGKLTDKVDTTVKRKTLDQLAKLITTIPGGVELHPRVAKIYEDRVKMAAGELPGDWGFAENLAYATLLGEGHKLRLVGQDAGRGTFFHRHAILHDQKTDSYYLPLRQLVENPEDATVIDSLLSEEAVMGFEYGYSTTDPNALCIWEAQFGDFANGAQVVIDQFIAAGEAKWGRITGLALFLPHGYEGQGPEHSSARLERFLQLCALENMLVCVPTTPAQAFHMIRRQMRMSTRKPLVVMTPKSLLRHKLAVSTLEELADGEFQHLIPDAKADPKQVKRVVACSGKVYYDLLEDQTKRGQDDVAILRVEQLYPFPRELLSAELKRYSNATDLVWCQEEPQNQGAWYQIKHHLQACLADGQSLHYAGRARSPSPAAGHFAEHVEEQVKLVADALLNPFNDQVAE
- a CDS encoding EAL domain-containing protein, giving the protein MFKPSAIARQDQPDGRVSEQAASVLCGLLPPGSDVAIACGDGAVGWLVGATAQAPAWLLALVRRGLVEPVTAPAQALLHVLKTPDGACVAVAARLQQPLEAAQGAAWGEMAVAHGLALLETERLRARIEGLEKSKQLQQALYEIADLAGADLEMGQMLQRVHSVLASLMYAENCYIVEYDEEQKSMRFLYFCDKHDDFVADPQQLYFQRDMPNSLTFALLRHGQAVRGPSEEVRARLLVGQDSRHGPDSKDWLGVPMLREGRVCGAIVVQNYDRALHYTDADRALLAYVAQHVLTAMDRRHAQVQLERRVQLRTQELQRANHDLQDEILERKRAETLQLALFRIAELAIRSESLQQFYAEVHGIVGGLIDARNLYIALLSDDGKMLEFVYSVDEYTPRRPRRRRGRGLTEYVMRKRQPSLLELADIEALVAQGEVQEYGTRSHSWLGVPLFDEGEVVGAIVVQSYASQVRFTEYDQRLLTFVAHNVGGGLARQRAQERLQLAHAELEQRVAERTRELAEVNQQLLAQIAERWRAEQRLTHQALHDALTGLPNRSHLLDRLGEAISRARHGDGTSFAVLFLDLDRFKLVNDSIGHAAGDEMLVEVAKRIVSTIRSDDVVARLGGDEFAILVQCADDLDGVRELAQRLLGVLGQPMWVAGRELFPSGSLGIAAWHPRYNSGEELLRDADAAMYRAKAQTQDRCAVFDEAMREAALRSLDLEADLRRAIKSGDFEPFYQPIVRLGDGQVAGYEALLRWRHESRGLLVPSQFIDLGEDSGLIEQVDWLLYEQVIQRLAGGEEWYVSVNVSPRHFRSPDFTERLFGLIDGAGADPRRLRVEITEVALLDDAPRTLTILQALRERGVLAQLDDFGTGFSALSYLHRFPISALKIDQSFVAGLHGDSGAGSYALVRSILALASTLGIETIGEGIETEQQLETLRELGCDYGQGYLLGRPAQLD
- the lpdA gene encoding dihydrolipoyl dehydrogenase; its protein translation is MSEQFDVVVIGAGPAGYHAAIRAAQLGLKTACIDAALGKDGKPALGGTCLRVGCIPSKALLDSSRQFWNMGHLFGEHGISFKDAKIDVEAMVGRKDKIVKQFTGGIAMLFKANKITPYYGFGELQPGNVVKVKQHDGSVVELKGTNVILAAGSDSIELPFAKFDGDTIVDNVGALDFTEVPKRLAVIGAGVIGLELGSVWKRLGAEVTILEALPDFLALADAEVAKTALKEFKKQGLDIHLGAKVSKTEVTGKGKKKEVVVSYTDGAGEQSLTVDKLLVAVGRRAATKGLLAEGTGVKVNERGQIEVDAHCHTGVDGVWAIGDCVRGPMLAHKGFEEGIAVAELIAGLPGHVNFDTIPWVIYTEPEIAWVGKTEQQLKAEGVPYKTGSFPFAAIGRAVAMGEPAGFVKVIAHAETDRVLGLHLVGVGVSELVHEGVLAMEFNGSADDLARICHAHPTLSEAIHDAAMAVSKRAIHKAN
- a CDS encoding TIGR00730 family Rossman fold protein translates to MKSICVYCGSNAGNKPAYAERAAALGTRIAEQGLRLVYGGGNVGLMGTVANAVLAAGGQVTGVIPKQLADWEVAHRGLTELEIVGSMHERKSRMFDLSDGFVALPGGFGTMEEIFEMLTWRQLGIGNKPCAFLDVEDFYAPLIGMIDRMVEERFLHPDQRADLWYGSDIDTMLGWMRDYMPAQASKWIDEKRRNALR